AACTTTTATGATTTTGCCAcagtaaaaataaagtatttaaaaaatttcctagaCAGTGCTAGAGATCTTTAGaatacttgggggaaaaaaaaaaatcagaagcccTTGCATCTCATTGGAAACTCACTGCTAGTATACAATAAAAAGTTAATCTGGTTAACTATATACAAGTAAATCTGGTTAAGTCCAAGCTTTTTCAAAGAACTTGCAAAACCCTTCCCAGTCGGGCTTTTGTTTCGTTAACTAAAGTCACACTAGTTCCTGTCTCTTCAGTTCCTCAAACTGGACCATTTCCTTTTACCTTCCGGCTTTGCCAGTGGATGTTCTCTATGCCTCTAATGCTTTTCCACCATTTTTATTCTGCCCCACCCTAATTTACTCTTCAGAGCTCTTTAGGGAGGCCTTCTTTAAACTACTTAACGAAGTTTTGGCCTCTTGCTATCCCTCTGGATCAACCCATCGATCCATCCACATTCTCACAGAAGTCTGTCTGGATTTTTCCTTTGTAGCATATAATACAGTTGTATATGTGTAACTATGTAATATCAGTCTCTCCCACAGGACTGCAAGTTCCATGAGGTAGGGACTGTTTCCTGCAAATGACTGTATTACCAGGGCCCTGGCAGCTTGTATAAAGCAGGTATTCAGTACTCTCCTACCAGGCACAGCCTTTTATCCCACAAACTTATCTTACAGATATTCTCAAAGGAGCAGGCAGAGAGGAACATAAAGTTTGTGAGCTTGGTGGTGGAGACAGTGGTTGAACAGCCGCAGAGATGATAGGAATGGTTTAGGTGGGGAGGCAAGAAAGGAGTAATGAGGACATTCATTTAATGAGTTTCCCCTCCACTCCTCCAACACCCCATCCCCTCCCAAACCAGTCATTCAACAATAAATAATCATGCGTTCCATTTCTTTGGGGAATAAGGTAAACCTCAGATTACAGAACCAAGGCAGATAATTTTGCATAATTAGAATGAAACCAGTCACAATTCAACTGGGTTAGATTTCAACACGGACGTGATGGTATTCCTCCAAACAGTCTTCAACCTGGGAAGCTGACACTCCTCCAGGATGTGGATGGACCGTAAATATacttcctcctgctttcagccGCTGAGAGAGAAGTCCTCCCCTGACGGACCAGCACTATTTCTTTTTCGCtgctcttttcccttctcctttccttggCTTCTCCTTTCCACGAAGCTTCTTTAGATGCAGCTGCTCATCCTTGAAGTCCTGATGTTCGTCTCTGTAGAGGCCAAGAAAACGTAGTATCCCCATGAGTGCAAAGTAAGTGTTGTGATTTGGATACCAGTCATAAGTCTCCTTTCTCTTGGCCAAAGGCTGCTCACTGAACAGCTTCACCACTTTCATGGATTTGGAATCAGTAGGCCTGGCAACCTCACCAAACAGCCGGGCACTCAGACG
The Cervus canadensis isolate Bull #8, Minnesota chromosome 6, ASM1932006v1, whole genome shotgun sequence genome window above contains:
- the LOC122443367 gene encoding 28S ribosomal protein S33, mitochondrial-like yields the protein MSSLSEYALRMSRLSARLFGEVARPTDSKSMKVVKLFSEQPLAKRKETYDWYPNHNTYFALMGILRFLGLYRDEHQDFKDEQLHLKKLRGKEKPRKGEGKRAAKKK